A stretch of Episyrphus balteatus chromosome 2, idEpiBalt1.1, whole genome shotgun sequence DNA encodes these proteins:
- the LOC129911585 gene encoding neutral alpha-glucosidase AB-like, protein MYYLYLVTVLLSVLSCIPFGASVDHAAFKTCQQSSFCRRCRKDQEGTSKFAVVSGSFISYSDFVTFEIYNKDKSRVSLVAKLEVLEGNTFHMTINEKNPLKPRYIVTESLKSMPRIASNTPSVEQNDQTITLSSGTSKAIIQKDPLKIDFYQNDVLSVSMNGKGLMRFEYLQDKSQAEPLEDPDSWEEEFNSHRDSKPNGPEAIAMDFTFPEAEVLFGIPEHADSFALKQTQGTDPYRLYNLDTGYYETDSKMGLYGSVPVIYGHGPQRSAGVFWHNSAETWVDITGTSKPNPPTARFMSESGIIDVFILLGPSPLDTFKQYSDLTGTAGLPQFFTLGYHQCRWNYDNETDVKTVAAQFDNYDIPMDTMWLDIEYTDAKKYFTWDPVNFSHPLEMIKNLTDSGRHLTIIIDPHYKRETTYFFHNYCTDNKYYTKFANGSDFIGQCWPGTSSYPDFFNPAVRAYYSSQFKLSNFRTSTADVMIWNDMNEPSVFDGPEMTMLKDNIHFGGWEHRDVHNIFGHHQLMGTFAGLLQRDSNQRPFILTRSHFAGSQRYAIIWTGDNTADWSYLQHSIKMCLSEAVAGFSFCGADVGGFFNDPEIELVERWYQAASFIPFYRAHANMGTKRREPWLFPEKTTSLIREAIRRRYTYLPMWYTMFYEHEKFGYPVMRPLLAHYPKDSNSFNIDFEYLLHDHLLVRPVMERAVTSVNVYFPSKDGGNSGDRWFDIHNFEMFDKVGNQSIPVDDQKLPVYQRGGSIIPKKETLRRTALLMKDDPFTLVVCLNKNGYANGTVYIDDEKSYDYRHGKFIYARFEFSGNTLKNSFISKPDYKTGSNLNRVIIAGLEHFPKSATLYVDNKAQLLTVTPYLKAISIDKAGVNMAKEFSIVLNSASITSPIALKFVFLFLLAKWVWKMFS, encoded by the exons atgtattacttGTATTTGGTCACGGTTTTACTTAGTGTTTTAAGTTGTATTCCCTTTGGGGCTTCTGTTGATCATGCCGCATTTAAAACTTGTCAGCAGAGCAGTTTTTGCAG ACGATGTCGAAAAGATCAAGAAGGAACCTCAAAATTTGCTGTTGTTTCGGGTTCATTTATAAGTTATTCAGATTTTGTAACCTTTGAAATCTATAACAAGGATAAAAGTCGTGTATCGTTAGTTGCAAAATTGGAAGTTTTGGAG GGAAACACATTTCATATGacaatcaatgaaaaaaatccaCTCAAACCCCGGTACATTGTAACTGAATCCCTCAAATCAATGCCCAGAATTGCATC AAATACGCCTTCAGTTGAACAAAATGATCAAACCATAACTCTCAGTTCTGGTACAAGTAAAGCTATCATCCAAAAGGAtcctttaaaaatcgatttctaTCAAAATGATGTTCTTTCGGTGTCTATGAATGGCAAAGGATTGATGCGTTTTGAATATCTTCAAGACAAATCACAAGCTGAACCACTAGAAGATCCTGACTCATGGGAAGAAGAATTCAATTCACATCGTGACTCGAAACCAAATGGGCCCGAAGCAATTGCTATGGATTTTACATTCCCCGAAGCTGAAGTATTATTTGGAATTCCCGAACATGCTGATTCGTTCGCTTTGAAACAAACTCAAGGCACTGATCCATACCGTTTGTATAATTTGGATACGGGATATTATGAAACTGACAGTAAAATGGGATTGTATGGATCAGTTCCGGTCATTTATGGTCATGG GCCTCAAAGATCAGCTGgagttttttggcacaattcaGCAGAGACATGGGTTGATATTACAG GAACTAGCAAACCAAATCCCCCTACAGCACGTTTCATGTCTGAAAGCGGCATCATTGATGTCTTCATTCTCCTTGGACCATCACCCCTCGATACTTTCAAGCAATATTCTGATCTAACCGGTACAGCAGGACTACCACAATTCTTTACTCTAGGTTACCACCAGTGCCGTTGGAACTATGACAATGAAACTGATGTCAAAACTGTTGCAGCACAATTTGACAATTATGACATTCCAATGGATACCATGTGGTTGGACATTGAATATACCGATGCGAAAAAATACTTTACTTGGGATCCCGTCAATTTCAGTCATCCACTAGAAATGATTAAGAATTTGACAGATTCAGGACGTCATTTGACAATTATTATAGATCCACATTACAAACGAGAAACTACTTATTTCTTCCATAATTACTGTACAGATAACAAGTACTATACAAAGTTTGCAAATGGCAGTGATTTTATTGGTCAATGTTGGCCTGGTACCTCGAGTTATCCGGATTTCTTTAATCCAGCAGTTCGGGCTTATTATTCCAGTCAATTTAAGTTGAGTAATTTTCGAACTTCAACTGCAGATGTAATGATTTGGAATGATATGAATGAACCATCGGTGTTTGATGGTCCTGAAATGACAatgttaaaagacaatattcaCTTTGGTGGTTGGGAACATAGAGATGTACACAATATATTTGGTCATCATCAATTGATGGGTACTTTTGCTGGTCTGCTTCAGCGGGATTCGAATCAGAGACCATTTATTTTGACACGATCACATTTTGCTGGCTCCCAAAGGTATGCAATAATTTGGACTGGTGACAATACAGCCGATTGGTCTTACTTGCAACACTCCATCAAGATGTGTTTGTCCGAAGCTGTTGCAGGGTTTTCATTTTGTGGAGCAGATGTTGGAGGTTTTTTCAATGATCCAGAGATTGAGCTGGTAGAACGTTGGTATCAAGCTGCTTCGTTTATTCCTTTCTACAGAGCTCATGCAAATATGGGTACCAAGCGGAGGGAACCATGGCTATTCCCAGAAAAAACTACTTCTTTGATACGAGAAGCAATCCGAAGGCGATATACTTATCTTCCAATGTGGTATACTATGTTCTATGAGCACGAAAAGTTTGGTTATCCAGTTATGAGACCTCTTCTTGCTCACTACCCTAAAGACTCTAATAGctttaatattgattttgaaTACCTTCTTCATGATCATTTGCTGGTCCGGCCAGTAATGGAGCGGGCTGTTACAAGTGTTAATGTATATTTCCCGTCAAAAGATGGCGGAAATAGTGGAGATCGATGGTTTGACATCCATAACTTTGAAATGTTTGATAAAGTTGGAAATCAATCAATCCCGGTTGATGATCAAAAA CTCCCTGTTTATCAACGTGGAGGCTCAATTATCCCAAAGAAGGAAACTCTACGACGAACAGCTCTTTTGATGAAAGATGATCCCTTCACATTGGTTGTTTGTTTGAACAAAAATGGTTATGCTAATGGAACTGTTTATATTGATGATGAGAAATCCTATGATTATCGACATGGAAAATTCATTTATGCACGATTTGAATTTAGTGGAAATACTTTGAagaattcatttatttcaaaaccaGATTATAAGACAGGATCAAATTTGAATCGGGTTATTATTGCTGGGTTAGAACATTTTCCGAAATCAGCAACCCTGTATGTGGATAATAAGGCTCAGTTACTAACGGTTACACCTTATCTAAAAGCTATATCTATTGATAAGGCTGGTGTCAATATGGCTAAAGAGTTTTCAATAGTTCTTAATTCAGCTTCAATAACATCCCCAATAgctttgaaatttgtatttttgttcttaCTAGCTAAGTGGGTATGGAAAATGTTTTCATAG